A window of the Microplitis mediator isolate UGA2020A chromosome 5, iyMicMedi2.1, whole genome shotgun sequence genome harbors these coding sequences:
- the LOC130668171 gene encoding protein PRRC2C-like isoform X4: MSTLSGIVSKGEKGKSKFQSLDINSLYRVSRGESLEQHQQKSTLPRKHGMQSLGKVPSARRPPANLPSLKSEYSSSDPAVSLVPSGGSGWATTKEQSPNTNTTTTTNATAAPLSDTSTTNSSPQCAPATSVQPSVAAASPPSQQQQPQSLPSQQQQQQQQQNTTQSPHSSEQSGNKSSWSAIMSRPGDAGTPVVSAAVGYAGLVGGGRPGRGALGLSFLAHQSPQFQHEFPSLSGQPSVSVTNSNNGNQQTTTQQSSSSTASNVISVNAQHQSLLPQQPYPHNHSGAPVGQQQSQQNRELNAQYGPGPSLRPQTEGSWIQGGSRTPGAGAGTGGGSTQVGQGPPVGIAGTPGHSEGLGGGRPSLGQSPAMGSVPAGQPNQGAAVSSSGNNAAATPGPNLHHYRGLIPPFMYNRGNFPAAGGFPPQIPSNMTSASGGGGGGGGGGGPRPRFNPADRFTPQSRAPQERERPPVDDEVITRPIIKEEDLTRMDDISHDPGWAAHDDIDYNQKLAFSDDENEPDANSHVNSSSNNSNANTMTMKKDEKVEQSPPKDDKAQSDSSLDDKERLRDNESPRDTKDTRGDLSSAHRPWYQDRVGSGQGGPGPNGPPRDYRGTNGPPIRDNYNQSTQPPMRPAHPLRGVEEEEIWNQRRREHGEIVASAVVRARQRKEEEEKRFQESKQAAAKKLQDLEQKMKKKMAKKDDDVVSIPETKGLINIPPVPIPVPEWERERENRERESRDRERSRTSSEGKDETNKVARDSRDRELVRENRDTRDTRDTRDTRDTRDNRDTRDNRDTRDIRDTRESRDTREPAGDFSSNRSSFIRPQDVTRAERDRDRDQRENRDRDRENRDRDQPAFSRQFQSNLPPRFQKQQAERSGGGYNRVSPSAERTTSQPNVPFSQQYDPARWSSHNSSNSSGVKPSHSMPLPQRRRTDSDITNPLDDDPRPPSRDHGNQRSRDDRFRPAIHHIFDSRKSGYHDDYNRGSGGGYKDDYTRDHDDRQHGGRESWERERERDRNYDDNKDRDSHSRNSRDSRDFKDTRDFRDRDTRDGRDSRDARDNRDSRDSRDTRDSRDIREKDYDSSSYMKQSSQQDSMDDRESQRERSESGEWAGDTRRDERGPSTDDNRREPLLISRDDRIDRNERPQRPDSRDSRASRESKTSSLRDDDFHKSRDSSSWVHDLTDYEEKKRELYRDDHHRERERDRRQVPGPITREKLQAEELKSEKRNLTQLKRGGSSSNSGIGSGSNAGIDSDKKDNKESPTDTKKEPEVWNRKLERTPETMRSAVTVERNDNSPKAWADAVSPTFEKNEEKIITQESAAKDEKDISELKASMEKLIVEKREEAQHNEEIKDDPKDEKRDKNVRNRTNSGSFRGRESSSRGGRTWGGAYNVYTRGWRGSETRGRRGGGSRSMGRPGSAKSGSYGHTDSEVSGDEISGSTESGKEERRSAVSPKPVAQKNDKDERNREVSRRDDKRSNEYPPSRGEKRGGFDGRPSREGFAPSGEPSRRGRGGFRSRGATSGGRMEGYGPPPSKSPFSTERINADEKNPGSQNSPSPAIEVDNNQSSAIESSDDKMIAKQQALTAGITGRRNKSPNVPANQGGQKHDSVHGNVSHPAGLQKNQPKKDDSRSKRPRSGSRRGRDNRERPRGGNPVKSNSADVGNEEWETTSENSEEHIDDHKDSRNAHNKHRGGGAGAGGNQTTGNNNSNSQNNRRHEQIGNNRDQREKSKSNVSSRAPGAEKRNAQNAAFNQRNHSGNMLPPQGGGGGTQTQNGRPRSQGSANSGPMTEKGLKETTINRVDEIKLSDPNLVDQVMKDINKKSQSRDKKSVESEIEANSYSTGGDDGGNSAEDKVDADGFQEVRSKKNLKDSRHGQLKEEPNKPPSRREKDKERERDRSKSKSNGPQPPTPQQIQNIPPLLGQPIPQPANMPKSFDRNPNRNKLAPRFQKQKLAKQQQQHSNSDGSIDSNKVNANSNYVKDSSAGNGGNGNGGNGGSGPAPPPSVNAWDKPFTSQLRSNSPNSNIPADIQLMSGLTGSDHPHDINEQAASAGSSQRNSPSGEKIIKPTKESAVDKNVSDASSPPVQTLIFENTNYSKTTKTGPEMAIKSKFSNHMKPPQRVVDKRDMDDDTNQLQQQHQQQQQALSVAFSSKPANDLIKDKSQDPIQMPLSFNKSEDSADMKLDFTFDADLSQLTDEKSKSIGMPRSMHMTGVQSTISPSTAELNLKIASVKKVWENASMPTVVEHEDGSVVSTANSFPQSFETGDVEDTYSPHPQYNQNNMKNEIATSTNVCKLVPPQVKPQQQSSGSGGAQTGSTVPGPSPIGPGQSPIGHPPASLQGPLSPPPFNSTGQPSHINYQEFPQYPGSQAAQYGSMSAIPSPPAVLFNTGSGQLPAQAGSLYGAFQLDQSRSPFTQYPPYGPSLQSSFNQQNVYLQQPPPPPHAPNAAAPDMYQNNLSQYRIPAAAAPPFGQNQQLSNNPNTVLISSSSNSLMSASVKPSSQSIGAIGTKAPHFQAQSAQPNQLAYIPYDPNQVLGVSGNYMGNSQLVQRPGPNVQQTANSYYSATSADVFPGSQTGFYQPGGTQQTGTHYGLQGFGQHSQSLATGNATPVNLQSFSSQFLSGSGIQLAAAAAAQQYRNPTGGLQGPANAAATFLSKHQQQEQPRQLKSPSGNQQDVLASVFSSTPQIPSPKSRNCKQQSQSQQPQPSPTQHHKYQQYQGVSQSALVLQQNVRGMGMPRAGIQPSQQRYPPPIQRPVVPFPPGPNPNNPSQQQQNCIPSQQNQVNRHRPNIHQQQQRNIKMQQQYYSGQGQFRNGNKIDPSDKADSHSDKIVDGSAGGQGTGNKSNVAQQDADNKEEVNQQNE; encoded by the exons ATGTCTACTCTGTCGGGGATCGTGTCGAAGGGGGAGAAAGGAAAATCAAAGTTTCAATCGCTAGATATCAATAGTTTGTACCGGGTGAGCAGG GGAGAATCATTGGAACAACACCAACAAAAAAGCACATTACCACGGAAACATGGAATGCAGAGTTTGGGAAAGGTGCCTTCGGCACGGCGCCCACCGGCTAATTTGCCTAGTTTAAAAAGTGAATACAGCAGCAGTGATCCAGCTGTAAGTCTTGTCCCTAGTGGCGGAAGCGGTTGGGCAACAACTAAGGAACAATCACCTAATACTAATACCACAACAACTACCAACGCAACAGCTGCTCCGTTATCTGACACTTCAACT ACTAACTCATCGCCACAATGTGCGCCTGCGACCTCAGTCCAGCCATCAGTGGCAGCAGCTTCACCTCCATCACAGCAACAGCAGCCCCAGTCACTGCCAAgtcagcagcagcagcagcagcagcagcagaacACAACCCAGTCTCCACATTCCTCCGAACAATCAGGGAACAAATCATCATGGAGTGCAATTATGAGCAGACCCGGGGATGCCG GTACACCCGTCGTGTCAGCTGCGGTTGGTTACGCGGGACTCGTGGGGGGCGGGAGACCGGGAAGAGGTGCCCTAGGACTGAGTTTCCTCGCCCATCAGTCCCCGCAGTTCCAACACGAGTTTCCCAGTCTCAGTGGACAGCCCTCGGTCTCAGTAACGAACAGCAACAACGGGAACCAACAGACTACCACTCAACAGTCGTCCTCCTCGACAGCTTCAAATGTCATCTCGGTCAATGCCCAGCATCAATCGTTGCTACCGCAACAGCCGTATCCCCACAACCACTCAG gTGCTCCAGTAGGACAGCAACAGTCACAACAAAACCGCGAGCTGAATGCCCAGTACGGACCTGGACCGAGTCTAAGGCCACAAA cggAGGGGAGCTGGATACAAGGTGGAAGCCGCACACCAGGAGCCGGAGCTGGTACAGGAGGTGGGAGTACTCAGGTGGGCCAGGGCCCCCCTGTAGGTATTGCAGGAACGCCAGGACACTCAGAAGGACTAGGTGGCGGACGTCCGAGCTTGGGACAGTCGCCTGCCATGGGTTCGGTCCCGGCAGGCCAACCGAATCAAGGCGCCGCTGTATCCTCGAGTGGAAACAATGCAGCAGCAACTCCTGGCCCAAATTTACATCACTATCGCGGACTTATTCCCCCATTTATGTACAATCGGGGAAACTTTCCAGCAGCTGGTGGTTTTCCTCCACAAATACCGTCGAATATGACAAGTGCAAGTGGTGGAGGTGGAGGTGGAGGAGGCGGTGGCGGGCCCCGGCCGCGTTTCAATCCGGCCGACCGTTTTACGCCTCAGTCACGAGCCCCGCAGGAGCGTGAACGTCCCCCAGTGGATGATGAAGTTATTACACGTCCTATTATTAAGGAAGAGGATTTAACACGAATGGATGACATTTCACATGATCCTGGTTGGGCTGCCCATGATGATATTGATTATAATCAGAAGCTGGCATTCAGTGACGATGAAAATGAACCAGATGCTAATTCACACGTTAATTCGAGttctaataattcaaatgCTAATACTATGACTATGAAAAAGGATGAAAAGGTGGAACAGTCTCCGCCAAAAGATGATAAAGCTCAGTCTGATAGTTCGCTTGATGACAAAGAAAGACTTAGAGACAATGAATCGCCTAGAGACACTAAAGATACCCGGGGTGATTTGTCATCAGCACATCGTCCGTGGTATCAAGACAGAGTAGGCTCTGGTCAAGGTGGCCCTGGTCCTAATGGACCCCCGCGCGATTACCGTGGCACCAATGGCCCTCCGATAAGAGACAACTACAATCAATCAACCCAACCGCCAATGCGTCCCGCTCACCCTCTCAGAGGAGTCGAGGAAGAAGAAATATGGAATCAACGTAGACGTGAGCACGGCGAAATAGTTGCTTCGGCTGTCGTACGTGCGCGTCAACGCAAAGAAGAAGAGGAAAAACGTTTTCAAGAATCAAAGCAGGCGGCAGCTAAAAAATTACAGgatttagaacaaaaaatgAAGAAGAAAATGGCTAAGAAAGATGACGATGTTGTGTCTATTCCCGAGACGAAAGGTTTGATAAATATTCCACCAGTGCCTATACCCGTGCCTGAGTGGGAGCGCGAGCGAGAGAATCGCGAGCGTGAAAGCCGTGATCGTGAACGTTCACGCACATCTTCCGAGGGTAAGGATGAGACCAATAAAGTAGCACGTGATTCACGTGACCGTGAATTGGTACGTGAGAATCGCGACACTAGAGATACCAGAGACACCAGAGATACTAGAGACACCAGAGATAATAGAGACACCAGAGACAATCGAGACACTAGAGACATTAGAGATACCAGGGAAAGCAGAGACACTAGAGAGCCAGCTGGTGATTTTTCTTCAAACCGTTCCAGTTTCATCAGACCACAGGATGTTACACGCGCTGAGAGAGATCGCGATCGTGATCAGCGTGAAAATCGTGACCGTGATCGCGAGAACCGCGACCGTGATCAGCCAGCATTCTCGCGGCAATTCCAGAGTAATTTGCCACCGCGTTTTCAGAAACAGCAGGCCGAGAGAAGCGGCGGTGGGTACAATCGCGTCTCACCAAGCGCCGAGAGAACAACTTCGCAACCCAACGTGCCCTTTTCTCAGCAATATGATCCAGCAAGATGGTCCTCTCACAACTCATCAAACTCAAGCGGCGTCAAGCCATCTCACTCAATGCCACTGCCACAACGTCGTCGTACTGATTCAGACATAACTAATCCACTTGATGACGATCCACGTCCTCCGTCTCGTGATCACGGGAACCAGCGATCACGCGATGACAGATTCCGACCGGCTATACACCATATATTTGATTCCCGTAAATCTGGCTATCATGATGACTACAATAGAGGCAGCGGAGGAGGCTACAAAGACGATTACACCCGTGATCATGATGACAGACAACATGGAGGCCGTGAATCCTGGGAACGTGAACGCGAACGTGATCGCAACTACGATGATAATAAAGACAGAGATTCACACTCACGTAACTCACGGGACTCGCGTGACTTCAAAGACACTCGAGACTTTCGTGACCGCGATACCAGAGACGGTCGCGACAGTCGTGATGCTCGCGACAATCGTGATTCCCGCGACAGTCGCGATACCCGTGATAGCCGTGACATCAGAGAAAAAGATTACGACAGCAGTTCGTACATGAAACAGTCAAGCCAGCAGGACTCTATGGATGACCGCGAATCACAGCGGGAACGTTCTGAAAGCGGAGAGTGGGCTGGAGATACCCGTCGTGACGAACGCGGTCCTTCCACTGACGACAATCGTCGTGAGCCTTTACTTATATCCCGCGATGATCGTATCGACAGAAATGAAAGACCACAGCGACCGGATTCACGCGACTCACGTGCATCCCGTGAATCAAAAACTTCTTCCTTACGCGATGATGATTTTCATAAATCACGTGATTCGTCTTCTTGGGTTCACGATTTAACTGATTACGAGGAGAAAAAACGTGAACTGTATCGCGATGATCATCATCGTGAACGTGAACGAGACAGGAGACAAGTCCCTGGTCCTATTACCCGCGAGAAACTCCAAGCCGAAGAATTGAAAAGCGAAAAACGGAATCTCACTCAGCTTAAACGAGGCGGAAGTAGCAGCAACAGTGGAATCGGTAGCGGAAGTAATGCCGGAATTGATTCCGACAAAAAGGATAATAAAGAATCACCAACGGATACGAAAAAAGAACCGGAAGTTTGGAATAGAAAATTAGAACGTACTCCTGAGACAATGCGTTCTGCTGTAACTGTCGAAAGAAATGACAACTCACCGAAAGCCTGGGCAGACGCTGTCTCACCGACCTTTGAAaagaatgaagaaaaaataattactcaagaGTCTGCGGCTAAAGACGAAAAAGATATAAGTGAATTGAAAGCCAGTATGGAAAAATTGATCGTTGAAAAACGTGAAGAAGCGCAGCacaatgaagaaataaaagatGATCCGAAAGACGAGAAACGTGACAAGAATGTAAGGAATCGAACCAACAGCGGTAGCTTCCGTGGACGGGAATCATCATCACGTGGTGGCCGTACATGGGGTGGCGCTTACAATGTTTACACACGTGGATGGCGTGGTTCTGAGACACGTGGTCGCCGTGGCGGTGGGTCGCGATCAATGGGACGTCCTGGTTCCGCTAAAAGTGGATCATACGGTCACACGGATTCGGAAGTAAGTGGGGATGAAATTTCTGGCTCAACTGAGTCGGGTAAAGAAGAGCGAAGATCTGCTGTTTCACCCAAACCTGTTGCCCAGAAAAACGACAAAGATGAACGTAACCGCGAAGTGTCAAGACGCGATGACAAACGCAGCAATGAATATCCACCAAGTCGCGGTGAAAAACGCGGCGGATTTGACGGACGACCAAGTCGCGAAGGTTTCGCGCCCTCGGGTGAACCTTCTAGACGTGGTCGTGGTGGGTTTCGATCACGTGGAGCAACTTCCGGTGGGAGGATGGAAGGGTACGGGCCACCACCCAGCAAGAGCCCGTTCTCCACCGAGAGAATCAACGCCGACGAAAAGAATCCCGGGTCACAAAATTCTCCATCACCGGCGATAGAAGTTGACAACAACCAGAGCTCAGCAATTGAGTCATCAGACGATAAGATGATTGCAAAGCAGCAGGCACTCACGGCAGGTATCACTGGCAGACGCAATAAATCACCAAACGTACCAGCAAATCAAGGAGGGCAAAAACATGACTCAGTTCACGGCAATGTGAGTCATCCCGCAGGATTACAGAAGAATCAGCCGAAGAAAGATGACTCAAGATCCAAAAGACCACGCAGTGGAAGCCGACGCGGGCGTGACAACCGCGAACGTCCACGTGGTGGCAATCCAGTGAAGTCTAATTCAGCTGACGTCGGTAACGAAGAGTGGGAGACAACTTCGGAGAACAGCGAGGAGCATATTGATGACCACAAGGATTCGCGAAATGCTCACAATAAACATCGCGGCGGCGGTGCTGGTGCTGGTGGTAATCAGACTACTGGAAATAACAACAGTAACTCTCAGAATAATCGTAGACATGAACAAATAGGTAATAATCGTGAtcaacgtgaaaaatctaaatCTAACGTCAGTTCACGTGCTCCAGGTGCTGAGAAACGAAATGCACAGAACGCTGCTTTTAATCAGCGCAATCATTCCGGTAATATGCTACCACCCCAAGGTGGAGGTGGAGGTACACAGACACAAAATGGCAGACCAAGAAGTCAAGGCTCCGCCAACAGCGGTCCCATGACGGAAAAAGGTCTGAAGGAAACGACAATTAACCGCGTTGATGAAATAAAACTCAGTGATCCGAATCTCGTGGATCAGGTGATGAAAGATATCAATAAAAAGTCTCAGAGTCGTGATAAAAAATCAGTGGAATCGGAAATTGAGGCCAATAGTTACTCGACTGGTGGTGATGACGGCGGGAACAGTGCGGAAGATAAAGTCGACGCAGATGGATTCCAGGAGGTTCGGTCGAAAAAGAATCTAAAGGATTCCCGACACGGACAGTTGAAGGAAGAACCCAATAAGCCGCCGTCGCGTAGAGAAAAAGACAAGGAACGTGAACGCGATCGTTCTAAATCAAAGTCAAACGGTCCGCAGCCTCCTACGCCACAGCAAATTCAAAACATACCGCCACTGTTGGGTCAACCAATTCCACAGCCCGCAAATATGCCCAAGTCATTTGACAGGAATCCGAATCGTAATAAACTTGCGCCCAGATTCCAGAAACAGAAGTTGGCtaaacagcagcagcaacattCAAATTCCGATGGCAGTATCGACTCAAATAAAGTAAACGCTAATTCAAATTACGTTAAAGATTCATCAGCCGGGAACGGTGGCAACGGGAACGGAGGCAACGGCGGAAGTGGTCCAGCGCCACCCCCATCCGTAAATGCCTGGGATAAACCATTTACCAGTCAACTGAGATCGAATTCACCGAACTCTAATATTCCAGCAGacatccaattaatgtccgGGTTAACTGGCTCCGATCATCCGCACGACATCAACGAGCAAGCAGCATCTGCCGGTAGCAGTCAGCGTAATTCCCCAAGTGgtgagaaaataataaagcCTACGAAAGAATCAGCTGTTGATAAAAATGTGTCAGATGCGTCCTCGCCACCCGTTCAAACTCTGATATTTGAAAACACGAATTACTCAAAGACAACAAAGACTGGTCCGGAGATGGcgatcaagtcgaaattttcaAACCACATGAAACCGCCCCAGCGTGTTGTCGACAAACGGGACATGGATGACGATACCAATCAACTGCAGCAGCAgcatcagcagcagcagcaagcGCTGTCGGTTGCCTTCTCCAGTAAGCCTGCTAATGACTTGATAAAAGATAAATCTCAAGATCCAATTCAAATGCCACTGTCATTCAACAAAAGTGAAGACAGCGCTGATATGAAACTCGATTTTACTTTTGACGCTGACTTATCACAATTAACTgatgaaaaaagtaaaagcaTCGGCATGCCGCGGTCAATGCACATGACTGGCGTCCAAAGCACCATTTCGCCGTCAACTGCTGAGCTTAATCTCAAGATTGCATCTGTTAAGAAAGTATGGGAGAATGCGTCGATGCCGACTGTAGTAGAGCACGAGGACGGCAGCGTTGTGTCAACGGCAAATAGTTTTCCTCAGAGCTTCGAGACCGGGGATGTTGAGGACACTTACAGTCCGCATCCGCAGTACAATCAGaataacatgaaaaatgaaatcGCGACCTCAACAAATGTATGCAAG CTGGTTCCCCCGCAGGTGAAGCCGCAGCAGCAATCCTCCGGGAGTGGCGGCGCGCAAACAGGCTCCACTGTACCTGGTCCCAGTCCCATTGGCCCTGGCCAGAGTCCCATCGGGCATCCGCCAGCCAGTCTTCAAGGTCCCCTGAGTCCTCCTCCATTCAATTCTACTGGACAACCCTCTCACATAAATTATCAG GAATTCCCACAGTATCCAGGATCACAGGCAGCACAATACGGCAGTATGTCTGCTATTCCATCGCCACCAGCAGTACTATTTAATACTGGCTCTGGTCAATTACCCGCTCAAGCTGGTAGTCTTTACGGTGCATTCCAGTTGGATCAAAGTCGATCACCTTTTACTCAGTATCCACCATACGGTCCTTCTCTACAGAGTTCATTTAACCAACAGAACGTGTACTTACAACAGCCACCGCCACCACCACACGCTCCCAATGCAGCAGCACCCGATATGTATCAGAATAATTTGTCGCAGTATCGTATTCCCGCGGCAGCTGCACCGCCTTTTGGACAAAATCAACAGCTAAGCAATAATCCAAATACTGTCTTGATAAGTTCATCCTCAAACTCACTCATGTCAGCGAGTGTTAAACCTTCGTCCCAGTCTATCGGTGCTATTGGTACCAAGGCACCACATTTTCAAGCACAATCTGCTCAACCCAATCAG TTGGCGTACATACCGTATGACCCAAACCAAGTGCTAGGTGTCAGTGGAAATTACATGGGAAATTCACAGTTGGTTCAAAGACCTGGTCCTAATGTACAGCAGACAGCTAATAGTTACTACAGTGCAACATCTGCTG ATGTATTTCCCGGGTCGCAAACAGGATTTTACCAACCCGGAGGCACACAACAAACAGGAACACACTACGGTCTCCAGGGGTTTGGTCAGCACAGCCAGAGTTTAGCAACTGGTAATGCAACGCCCGTTAATCTACAGAGTTTTAGTTCGCAATTTCTTTCTGGATCGGGAATACAATTAGCCGCGGCAGCTGCTGCCCAACAGTACCGTAATCCCACTGGTGGATTACAGGGCCCGGCTAACGCTGCGGCAACTTTTCTCAGCAAACATCAGCAACAGGAACAACCCAGACAACTGAAAAGCCCATCGGGAAATCAACAAGATGTGTTGGCTTCAGTTTTTAGCTCAA cacCACAAATACCATCACCTAAATCACGAAATTGTAAACAACAATCGCAATCTCAACAACCACAGCCAAGTCCAACTCAGCATCATAAATATCAACAGTATCAGGGCGTCAGTCAGTCTGCTCTG gttCTTCAACAAAATGTCCGTGGAATGGGTATGCCACGTGCTGGTATCCAACCGTCACAACAACGCTACCCACCGCCAATCCAAAGACCCGTGGTGCCATTTCCACCCGGTCCGAACCCCAACAACCCGAGTCAGCAACAGCAAAACTGCATACCCTCGCAACAAAATCAAGTGAACCGACACAGGCCCAACATTCATCAACAGCAGCAGCGTAATATTAAAATGCAACAGCAATATTATTCGGGACAAGGTCAGTTTCGAAATG GCAACAAAATAGATCCGAGTGATAAAGCTGATTCACACAGCGATAAAATAGTCGACGGTAGTGCTGGCGGACAAGGGACCGGTAATAAATCAAACGTAGCGCAGCAAGATGCCGATAATAAAGAAGAAGTTAATCAacaaaatgagtaa